A part of Brassica rapa cultivar Chiifu-401-42 chromosome A05, CAAS_Brap_v3.01, whole genome shotgun sequence genomic DNA contains:
- the LOC117133987 gene encoding uncharacterized protein LOC117133987 isoform X2, with the protein MMANKETGQASTPIDEDSVNEKVNRIITVMEENLKSMKDRMSLLEEENIHLRARVSELEGNSNVFPTNVTQKRSSGTPLSPMSHTQPSSETPLSPMSQHSPNLTHEETMIESAASPKSQQNEDYTQSSSETPLSPMSQQPNLTNEDK; encoded by the exons ATGATGGCAAATAAGGAGACTGGCCAAGCTTCTACTCCGATTGATGAGGATTCAGTAAATGAAAAAGTGAACAGGATCATCACGGTAATGGAGGAGAATCTGAAGAGCATGAAGGATCGAATGTCATTactggaagaagaaaacatacatCTTAGAGCTCGTGTGTCAGAGTTGGAAGGAAACAGCAATGTTTTTCCCACTAACGTGACACAAAAG CGATCCAGTGggacacctttatctccaatgtctcacacgcaaccatcgagtgagacacctttatctccaatgtctcaacaCAGCCCTAATTTGACACATGAG gagACAATGATTGAATCAGCTGCATCTCCAAAGTCTCAACAAAATGAG gaTTACACGCAATCATCGAGTGAGacgcctttatctccaatgtctcaacagcctaatttgacaaatgag gacaaatga
- the LOC117133987 gene encoding uncharacterized protein LOC117133987 isoform X1 has translation MMANKETGQASTPIDEDSVNEKVNRIITVMEENLKSMKDRMSLLEEENIHLRARVSELEGNSNVFPTNVTQKRSSGTPLSPMSHTQPSSETPLSPMSQHSPNLTHEETMIESAASPKSQQNEDYTQSSSETPLSPMSQQPNLTNEVCNQ, from the exons ATGATGGCAAATAAGGAGACTGGCCAAGCTTCTACTCCGATTGATGAGGATTCAGTAAATGAAAAAGTGAACAGGATCATCACGGTAATGGAGGAGAATCTGAAGAGCATGAAGGATCGAATGTCATTactggaagaagaaaacatacatCTTAGAGCTCGTGTGTCAGAGTTGGAAGGAAACAGCAATGTTTTTCCCACTAACGTGACACAAAAG CGATCCAGTGggacacctttatctccaatgtctcacacgcaaccatcgagtgagacacctttatctccaatgtctcaacaCAGCCCTAATTTGACACATGAG gagACAATGATTGAATCAGCTGCATCTCCAAAGTCTCAACAAAATGAG gaTTACACGCAATCATCGAGTGAGacgcctttatctccaatgtctcaacagcctaatttgacaaatgaggtatgtaaccaataa
- the LOC117134320 gene encoding uncharacterized protein LOC117134320, whose product MLYIFRLAFLIFVVLAQTDTTPFHETASRQGEANADQADEQLNNEDTREPMNEITKETPGSPIAQQNIETPVLTPIQTQQETHELMNEIISPNISDTQPNTRARRNLLTEQNKDVESRVQNPFEIGANVEISSQDDNTCHKWYPGNVLATYLVDGVEMVKVEYFVPSLDEKKRKRSVETRVSIDRIRPQPPPERSGAKKSYELMQDVEAFDNGAWCAGKVKVILFDGSCFVSLNNSKNKFTSTILRCENQENG is encoded by the exons ATGTTATACATATTTAGGCTTGCCTTCCTAATTTTTGTTGTACTTGCACAGACTGACACAACTCCATTTCATGAGACGGCTTCCAGACAAGGTGAAGccaatgcagatcaagcagatgaacaacttaacaatgag GATACACGAGAGCCTATGAATGAGATCACGAAAGAGACACCTGGTTCTCCAATAGCTCAACAGAATATTGAGACTCCAGTCCTTACTCCAATTCAGACGCAGCAG GAGACTCACGAGCTTATGAATGAGATCATTTCACCAAACATTTCCGACACACAGCCAAATACCCGAGCTCGCAGAAATCTTTTAACAGAGCAAAATAAG GATGTAGAAAGCAGAGTTCAAAATCCCTTTGAGATCGGAGCAAATGTGGAGATTTCATCACAAGATGACAATACTTGTCATAAATGGTATCCAGGAAATGTGTTGGCAACATATTTGGTTGATGGGGTTGAGATGGTGAAAGTTGAGTACTTCGTCCCGTCTCTGGAcgaaaagaagaggaaaaggagtgTTGAGACACGTGTATCAATTGACAGAATACGTCCTCAACCACCACCTGAGAGATCTGGAGCGAAGAAAAGTTATGAGCTAATGCAGGACGTGGAGGCGTTCGACAATGGTGCCTGGTGCGCTGGAAAAGTTAAAGTCATTTTGTTTGATGGCTCGTGTTTTGTCTCTTTGAACAATTCTAAAAACAAATTTACTTCCACCATTCTGAGATGCGAAAACCAAGAAAATGGGTAG
- the LOC117133983 gene encoding uncharacterized protein LOC117133983, protein MGDPLPLRLALPELRYPIGSEPEKTISINQHSIVAYIKTVKEILGNDEFNRIRGTFLGPVIKLGERSLKLSAKIVHAVLTKSIKTVKRHEAWFHFGAQPMRFSIREFHMVTGLKCSGEAREPREGTEKFKWDFLKGRTHTVKDVEKQLRNTREDASDERFCLAMLLLIESILLQKSLLDGGTTFTLDYVKIAQDMDVLMTYPWGRTAYNLLLKSLQRAVDKSLDKNNYDLQGFPMAFLIWILESVPLLQYAFSQVVPILSVQPSTPIFLCEKYLQIASPQLIDVLLIEIKDHVSFYIIFFLFLFCLMILHLKANYFYGFSLRSHASYLLFLMIQKLMFAWETKLIKIWMTWPIYPREVISLKLEIGETCQ, encoded by the coding sequence atgggAGATCCATTACCATTAAGACTAGCACTGCCTGAGCTGAGGTATCCGATTGGATCAGAGCCAGAGAAGACGATATCGATAAACCAACACTCGATAGTTGCTTATATCAAAACTGTTAAGGAAATTCTAGGAAATGATGAGTTCAACAGAATAAGAGGGACGTTTTTGGGACCGGTGATCAAGCTTGGAGAGAGGTCTTTGAAATTATCAGCTAAGATAGTGCACGCAGTTCTCACCAAAAGCATCAAGACAGTGAAGAGACACGAAGCATGGTTCCATTTTGGTGCTCAGCCAATGaggttctctataagagaattCCACATGGTGACTGGTTTGAAATGTAGTGGTGAAGCAAGAGAACCACGAGAGGGAACCGAGAAATTTAAGTGGGACTTCCTAAAAGGGCGTACTCATACAGTAAAGGACGTGGAGAAGcagctcagaaacacaagagaagatgcttctgatGAGAGATTCTGCCTTGCAATGCTCCTCCTGATTGAGAGCATACTACTACAGAAGAGCCTTCTCGACGGTGGCACAACTTTTACTTTGGATTATGTGAAAATAGCGCAGGATATGGATGTCTTGATGACATACCCATGGGGGAGAACAGCTTATAATTTGCTGTTAAAATCACTTCAGAGAGCTGTCGACAAAAGCCTCgacaaaaacaattatgattTGCAAGGGTTCCCTATGGCATTTCTTATATGGATACTTGAGTCAGTACCTTTGCTACAGTATGCATTCAGTCAAGTTGTTCCTATTCTGAGCGTTCAACCGTCTACCCCAATATTTTTGTGTGAGAAGTACCTTCAAATAGCTTCTCCACAGCTGATAGATGTTCTCCTAATTGAAATCAAAGATCATGTaagtttttacattatttttttcttgtttctgttttgccttatgattctccatttaaaagctaattatttttatggtttcaGCTTAAGGTCACATGCATCCTACCTCCTATTTCTAATGATCCAGAAGCTGATGTTTGCATGGGAGACGAAGCTAATAAAGATCTGGATGACATGGCCGATTTATCCAAGAGAggttataagtttaaaattagagATTGGCGAAACATGTCAGTAG